A stretch of the Desulfobaculum bizertense DSM 18034 genome encodes the following:
- a CDS encoding hydrogenase small subunit, protein MKFSIGSGKHDVMAALKEKGISRRDFMKFCAAVSAAMAADATFTPTKVAEALTAKERPTVVWLHFAECTGCSESVLRSTEPDIATVIFDVLSLDYHETLMQCAGEAIEEVLHKTVKEKEGQFVLVLEGAVPTKDGGIYGKVGGKTMLSILEDVYPKAKATICIGSCSAYGGVQKAAPNPTGAKGCSEALGGAPMINVPGCPPNPMSFIGTVVYYLTKGMPELDEYGRPTLFYGETVHENCPRLKYFEEGLFAPSFDSEEAKKGYCLYELGCKGPDTYNNCPKVLFNQVSFPIQAGHPCIGCSEPDFWDEMSPFYEEG, encoded by the coding sequence ATGAAGTTTTCGATTGGTAGCGGTAAGCATGACGTGATGGCAGCCTTGAAAGAAAAGGGCATCTCACGCCGTGACTTCATGAAATTCTGCGCCGCTGTATCTGCTGCAATGGCAGCCGATGCGACCTTCACTCCCACGAAGGTGGCCGAAGCTCTGACGGCGAAAGAAAGACCCACCGTGGTCTGGTTGCATTTCGCAGAGTGCACCGGTTGCTCCGAGTCTGTGCTCCGCAGCACTGAACCGGACATCGCAACGGTCATCTTTGACGTTCTGTCGCTCGACTACCATGAGACCCTTATGCAGTGTGCCGGTGAGGCCATTGAAGAAGTCTTGCACAAGACTGTGAAGGAAAAAGAAGGGCAGTTTGTGCTGGTTCTCGAGGGTGCTGTTCCGACCAAGGACGGCGGCATTTACGGCAAGGTTGGCGGCAAAACCATGCTGTCCATTCTTGAAGACGTATACCCCAAGGCAAAGGCTACTATCTGCATTGGTAGCTGCTCTGCTTATGGTGGTGTTCAGAAAGCTGCACCAAACCCGACTGGTGCAAAGGGCTGTAGTGAAGCGCTTGGTGGCGCTCCAATGATCAACGTTCCTGGCTGTCCGCCGAACCCGATGAGCTTCATCGGTACGGTCGTGTACTACCTGACCAAGGGTATGCCGGAACTTGATGAATACGGTCGTCCGACCCTGTTCTACGGTGAAACCGTGCATGAAAACTGCCCGCGTCTGAAATACTTTGAAGAAGGTCTTTTTGCGCCTTCCTTTGATTCCGAAGAGGCAAAGAAGGGGTATTGCCTGTATGAACTGGGTTGCAAAGGCCCCGACACATACAACAACTGCCCGAAGGTTCTGTTTAACCAGGTGAGCTTCCCCATTCAGGCTGGCCATCCCTGCATCGGATGCTCTGAGCCAGACTTCTGGGATGAAATGAGCCCCTTCTATGAAGAAGGCTAG
- a CDS encoding CBS domain-containing protein, which yields MLAVKDLMTKDVFTLRELDTLRTARSMMSLARIRHIPIVSENMDFKGLVTHRDILDATLSRFADVDKETQDELDLGIPIRELMRTDVHVVSPEAPLHDAIETLLTHKYGCLPVLDKGKLVGIITEADFLKLTLRLMDTLSAQGIEI from the coding sequence ATGCTCGCTGTAAAAGATCTGATGACAAAAGATGTCTTTACGCTCCGGGAACTGGATACACTTCGGACAGCCCGCTCCATGATGTCTCTGGCCCGTATTCGCCATATTCCTATTGTCTCCGAGAATATGGACTTTAAGGGACTCGTCACACACCGCGACATTCTGGATGCAACACTTTCGCGCTTTGCGGATGTGGACAAAGAAACACAGGATGAGCTGGACCTCGGAATTCCCATCCGTGAACTTATGCGCACGGATGTGCATGTTGTATCCCCTGAGGCTCCCCTGCATGATGCCATCGAAACTCTGCTGACGCACAAATACGGATGCCTGCCAGTTCTGGACAAGGGTAAACTCGTCGGCATCATTACCGAAGCAGACTTTCTTAAACTCACCCTGCGGCTTATGGACACATTAAGCGCACAGGGCATTGAAATTTAG
- a CDS encoding HypC/HybG/HupF family hydrogenase formation chaperone: MCLATPCKVTELLDDDLANVQVGDSQTFVKCSLLLLKDKPAIGDYVLVHAGFAISTVEQEEARKTLDLLNEMSELAGVRPVGNTAFDL, from the coding sequence ATGTGTCTGGCCACACCGTGTAAGGTGACAGAACTTTTGGACGACGATCTGGCAAATGTTCAGGTTGGAGATTCGCAGACCTTTGTGAAGTGTTCGCTTTTGCTGCTCAAGGATAAACCTGCGATTGGCGATTACGTGCTAGTGCACGCTGGTTTTGCCATTAGTACGGTCGAGCAGGAAGAAGCCCGCAAGACCCTTGACCTGTTGAACGAAATGAGTGAGCTGGCCGGGGTTCGCCCGGTTGGAAACACCGCGTTTGACCTGTAG
- a CDS encoding PEP/pyruvate-binding domain-containing protein → MAKGQQKVADAEKTNAKPAKQKASKVDELKKKIVLCGADIVTIGEEAEIIVGGKNYNTALISQVEGIRAPQFRAISSIAFHKLLDETKVDAALVRTTVDEEYKRIDWNSEEVNKDTEYLQKFVRRVALKIRGIQDQEKGVRLRSFVNNVVDGFATSPEGIDQLRKRSVLVQTAILSVPLPAVVENEVRSAYNAICGEAGLEDVPVAVRSSAAGEDSRKKAFAGLQDTYLNIVGEVNCAEAYHWDCASAYNLRSMTYRREAILDAISEAERTGNDAIAATAKEEWAIENTSLSVCIMRMIRPEISGTAFSADTATGCRGTDNKDLVSIDASYGLGEAVVGGMVTPDKFYVFKRDDSAEVVIRFMGCKDKKIVYAPEGGTKLVKVDEFNTFQWSLSLAQAEEVARGVRAISKAYGGMIMDTEFCIDASDRLWFVQARPETRWNEEFATHPTTIFMRRLEVDPKALTRAEVIVEGNGASRGAGQGVVRFLRSALELNKINKGDILAAERTDPDMVPGMRIASGILADVGGDTSHAAITSRELGIPAVIGIQRAEILRNLDGQEVTVDGSRGKVYRGKLPLIEVGGVIDTAKLPKTKTKVGLILADVGQSLFLSRLRNVPGFEVGLLRAEFMLGNIAIHPMALEAYDTGLLHKLVSKKLEELDQELTKRVQEQLATGVRTLDLKLREYVGHVTGIADQLKTLTDRESTPGGTDEVLAIHRHMRELDKQLDHHLELATHRLDVLKTSRHLSDHVAVIMGWAEAMEMLTGNEPHIQKRRAELQAKIDAHVALVEGDEYIADVLNRISEMRDEVSRQVGLSKEIEEIRTLPERIAEIIKSRGYRNGREHYTQTLSQNLALFAMAFYGKDIVYRTTDYKSNEYRNLIGGSLFETYESNPMIGYRGVSRNIHDWEIEAFKLARGVFGGKNLQLMLPFVRTLEEARSMKRYLEQVHKLKSGENGLKIILMSEIPANAILAKQFIQEFDGFSIGSNDMTQLVLATDRDNARLQHIYDEEDPAVVWAILATIFTGQKFAKKVGFCGQGVSNSEILRGLVAIAGITAASVVPDTYEQTKHDMAAVEALNIPLSGLGKWVKARHLERLIELLKTENYGHILKKYKTPEDFLEWYEGELARFAQQLRENLDEEKEQFYRQEMEHFRATFHKPVIYASWNWEDTVSDALHQAGFASFKEQEEALAKQRKALGIA, encoded by the coding sequence ATGGCCAAAGGACAGCAGAAGGTAGCTGACGCTGAGAAAACGAACGCCAAACCCGCTAAACAAAAAGCATCAAAAGTGGACGAACTCAAAAAGAAAATCGTGCTGTGTGGTGCGGATATCGTTACCATCGGTGAAGAGGCGGAAATTATTGTAGGTGGCAAGAACTACAATACCGCTCTTATCAGTCAGGTCGAAGGTATTAGAGCCCCCCAGTTTAGGGCTATCTCCTCCATCGCGTTCCACAAGCTCCTCGACGAGACCAAAGTCGACGCAGCTCTGGTGAGAACGACTGTTGACGAGGAGTATAAGCGCATCGACTGGAATAGCGAAGAAGTGAACAAGGACACTGAATATCTTCAGAAATTTGTTCGCCGTGTCGCTTTGAAAATTCGTGGAATTCAGGACCAGGAAAAGGGCGTTAGACTTCGCTCTTTCGTCAACAACGTCGTTGATGGTTTTGCAACTTCCCCCGAAGGTATTGACCAGCTCCGCAAGCGTTCTGTCCTCGTGCAGACCGCTATCCTTTCCGTACCGCTACCGGCTGTAGTTGAGAACGAAGTTCGTTCTGCCTACAACGCCATTTGTGGCGAAGCCGGCCTTGAGGATGTCCCTGTTGCAGTTCGTTCTTCTGCCGCAGGCGAAGACAGCCGCAAAAAAGCCTTTGCAGGCCTTCAGGACACATATCTGAATATCGTGGGTGAGGTGAACTGCGCCGAAGCCTACCATTGGGATTGTGCATCCGCTTACAACCTCCGAAGCATGACGTATCGCCGTGAGGCAATTCTCGACGCCATCTCCGAAGCTGAGCGCACTGGCAACGACGCCATTGCAGCGACTGCCAAAGAGGAGTGGGCTATTGAGAACACCTCTCTGTCTGTCTGTATCATGCGCATGATCCGTCCAGAAATTTCTGGTACGGCTTTCTCCGCTGATACTGCTACAGGCTGCCGTGGTACTGATAACAAGGATCTCGTTTCCATCGACGCAAGCTACGGCCTTGGTGAGGCTGTTGTTGGCGGCATGGTAACTCCCGACAAGTTTTATGTCTTTAAGCGTGACGACAGCGCAGAAGTTGTCATCCGCTTCATGGGCTGCAAGGACAAGAAAATTGTCTACGCCCCCGAGGGTGGTACCAAGCTCGTCAAGGTTGATGAGTTCAACACCTTCCAGTGGTCACTGTCTCTCGCTCAGGCAGAAGAAGTTGCTCGTGGCGTTCGCGCCATCAGCAAGGCCTATGGCGGCATGATCATGGATACAGAGTTCTGTATCGATGCTTCTGATCGTCTGTGGTTTGTTCAGGCTCGTCCTGAGACCCGCTGGAACGAAGAATTTGCTACCCACCCGACGACCATCTTTATGCGCCGTCTCGAAGTCGACCCCAAGGCTCTGACCCGTGCTGAAGTTATCGTTGAAGGCAACGGTGCTTCCCGCGGTGCTGGCCAGGGTGTTGTTCGCTTCCTGCGTTCCGCTCTGGAACTCAACAAGATCAACAAGGGTGACATCCTCGCTGCAGAGCGTACTGACCCGGACATGGTTCCTGGCATGCGTATCGCTTCTGGTATTCTCGCTGACGTGGGTGGTGACACCTCTCACGCTGCTATTACCTCTCGCGAGCTTGGCATTCCTGCTGTTATCGGCATTCAGCGTGCTGAGATCCTCCGCAACCTTGATGGTCAGGAAGTGACTGTTGACGGTTCCCGTGGCAAGGTCTACCGCGGTAAGCTGCCTCTTATTGAGGTTGGTGGTGTCATTGATACTGCAAAGCTGCCCAAGACCAAGACCAAGGTTGGTCTTATCCTCGCTGACGTTGGTCAGTCTTTGTTCCTGTCCCGTCTGCGCAATGTGCCGGGCTTCGAAGTCGGGCTGCTTCGTGCTGAGTTCATGCTCGGCAATATCGCTATCCACCCGATGGCTCTGGAAGCATACGACACCGGTCTGTTGCACAAGCTCGTCTCCAAGAAGCTCGAAGAGCTGGACCAGGAGCTGACCAAGCGCGTTCAGGAACAGCTTGCTACTGGCGTTCGTACCCTCGACCTCAAGCTCCGCGAGTATGTCGGTCACGTGACTGGCATCGCAGATCAGCTCAAGACTCTGACTGATCGTGAAAGCACTCCCGGTGGCACTGATGAGGTTCTGGCTATTCACCGTCACATGCGTGAGCTGGACAAGCAGCTTGATCACCATCTTGAGCTGGCTACCCATCGTCTCGACGTGCTCAAAACATCCCGTCATCTTTCTGATCACGTGGCTGTTATCATGGGCTGGGCCGAAGCAATGGAAATGCTCACCGGTAACGAGCCGCACATCCAGAAGCGCCGTGCTGAGCTTCAGGCCAAGATCGACGCACACGTCGCTCTGGTCGAAGGCGATGAGTACATTGCAGACGTGCTGAACCGCATCAGCGAGATGCGTGACGAGGTTTCCCGTCAGGTTGGTCTCTCCAAAGAGATCGAAGAAATCCGCACTCTGCCCGAACGCATTGCAGAAATCATCAAGTCTCGCGGTTATCGCAATGGTCGCGAGCACTACACGCAGACTCTGTCCCAGAACCTGGCTCTCTTTGCCATGGCATTCTACGGAAAGGACATTGTCTACCGTACCACTGACTACAAGTCGAACGAGTACCGCAACCTTATCGGTGGCAGCCTCTTCGAAACATATGAATCCAATCCGATGATCGGTTATCGTGGTGTTTCCAGAAACATCCATGACTGGGAAATCGAGGCATTCAAGCTTGCTCGTGGCGTCTTTGGCGGCAAGAACCTCCAGCTGATGCTGCCCTTCGTGCGCACACTGGAAGAAGCTCGCAGCATGAAGCGTTACCTTGAGCAGGTTCACAAGCTGAAGAGCGGTGAGAATGGTCTTAAGATCATCCTCATGTCCGAGATTCCGGCCAACGCCATTCTCGCCAAGCAGTTCATTCAGGAATTCGATGGCTTCTCCATCGGCTCCAACGACATGACTCAGCTTGTGCTGGCTACTGACCGAGACAACGCTCGACTCCAGCACATCTACGACGAAGAAGATCCGGCAGTTGTCTGGGCAATCCTCGCGACCATCTTCACCGGTCAGAAGTTTGCCAAGAAAGTCGGCTTCTGCGGTCAGGGCGTTTCCAACAGCGAAATCCTCCGTGGCCTCGTCGCAATTGCTGGTATCACCGCCGCTTCCGTTGTTCCGGACACCTACGAGCAGACCAAGCACGACATGGCTGCCGTTGAGGCCCTGAACATTCCGCTTTCCGGTCTCGGCAAGTGGGTGAAAGCTCGTCACCTTGAGCGCCTTATTGAGTTGCTCAAGACCGAGAATTACGGTCACATCCTCAAGAAGTACAAAACTCCTGAGGACTTCCTTGAATGGTACGAGGGTGAGCTGGCTCGCTTTGCACAGCAGCTGCGCGAAAACCTCGACGAAGAGAAAGAACAGTTCTACCGCCAGGAGATGGAGCACTTCCGCGCCACCTTCCACAAGCCTGTGATCTACGCAAGCTGGAACTGGGAAGACACTGTTTCTGATGCTCTGCATCAGGCTGGTTTCGCTTCCTTCAAGGAACAGGAAGAAGCTCTTGCAAAGCAGCGCAAAGCCCTTGGCATTGCCTAG
- a CDS encoding nickel-dependent hydrogenase large subunit: protein MASCKPKAAPVTPVGDYSGKVVIDPINRIEGHLRIEVEVENGRVKNAWSSSQLFRGLELILQGRDPRDAKHFTQRSCGVCTHTHALASTRCVENAIGVDKKIPETGVMLRNMLLGAQFMHDHIVHFYHLHALDWVDVVSALSADPKKSADLANGAGLGHRKHTVKELEETQARLKKFVGSGQLGIFSNAYFLEPHPAYKLPPELNLLATHHYLQALKLQLLPARMMAMIGGKNPHTQSLYEGGITCYDILKKENLKKFKALYQETMTFVNDTYWPDIKAVAPYYLDWGAIGRTTHFMSCGEFPTNEGDPSTRFMPSGVIYNRDISKVEEFDGKYIEEGVKYGWYEDGDPKHPWKGETKPMYTDMDHMTSEDTRKYSWMKAPEYDGKSTEVGPLAQVLVAYGKNHEPTVKLVNQLLSHLGVGPEALFSTLGRTAARCIETKVVGDEMLKWITTVEKNVASGKAEIIAPFEMPDKAYGVGFVNAPRGTLSHWIEIEGGKIKNFQLVVPSTWNLGPRRDDGTLGPTEEALIGTPVADPKRPVEILRTVHSYDPCIACGVHVIDPKSNEVYKFKVC, encoded by the coding sequence ATGGCAAGTTGTAAACCAAAGGCGGCCCCTGTAACTCCTGTTGGAGATTACTCAGGTAAGGTCGTTATCGATCCTATTAACAGAATTGAAGGACACCTCCGCATTGAGGTTGAAGTCGAGAACGGCCGCGTCAAGAACGCATGGTCTAGCTCTCAGCTTTTCCGCGGTCTCGAACTCATCCTTCAGGGCCGTGACCCTCGCGATGCCAAGCACTTTACTCAGCGCTCCTGTGGTGTCTGTACACATACCCACGCGCTGGCTTCGACACGCTGTGTCGAAAATGCCATTGGCGTTGACAAAAAAATCCCTGAAACTGGCGTTATGCTGCGTAACATGCTGCTCGGCGCTCAGTTTATGCATGACCATATCGTGCATTTCTATCACCTCCATGCCCTTGACTGGGTTGACGTCGTAAGCGCTCTGTCTGCTGACCCCAAAAAGTCTGCTGACCTCGCAAACGGTGCTGGCCTTGGCCATCGCAAGCACACGGTGAAGGAACTGGAAGAAACCCAGGCTCGTCTGAAGAAGTTTGTTGGTTCCGGCCAGCTCGGTATCTTCTCCAATGCGTACTTCCTGGAGCCACATCCGGCATACAAGCTTCCGCCCGAGCTGAACCTGCTTGCGACGCATCACTACCTGCAGGCCCTGAAGCTCCAGCTTCTGCCCGCTCGTATGATGGCTATGATCGGTGGCAAGAACCCGCACACCCAGAGCCTCTATGAAGGCGGCATCACCTGCTACGATATCCTCAAGAAGGAAAATCTCAAGAAGTTCAAGGCCCTGTATCAGGAGACCATGACCTTCGTGAACGATACCTACTGGCCGGATATCAAGGCTGTTGCTCCGTACTATCTGGACTGGGGCGCCATTGGCCGCACCACGCACTTTATGTCCTGTGGTGAATTCCCGACCAACGAAGGCGATCCGAGCACCCGCTTTATGCCTTCTGGCGTGATTTACAATCGCGACATCTCCAAGGTTGAAGAATTTGATGGCAAGTACATCGAAGAGGGCGTCAAGTACGGCTGGTACGAAGACGGCGATCCCAAGCATCCTTGGAAGGGCGAAACCAAGCCCATGTACACTGACATGGACCACATGACTTCTGAAGACACCCGTAAGTACAGCTGGATGAAAGCTCCTGAGTACGACGGCAAGTCTACAGAAGTTGGCCCGCTCGCACAGGTTCTCGTTGCCTATGGCAAGAACCATGAGCCGACAGTGAAACTCGTGAATCAGCTGCTGAGCCATCTTGGTGTTGGCCCCGAAGCACTGTTCTCCACCCTTGGCCGTACCGCAGCTCGCTGCATCGAAACCAAGGTTGTTGGCGACGAAATGCTCAAGTGGATCACCACTGTTGAGAAGAACGTTGCCAGCGGCAAGGCCGAAATCATTGCTCCGTTTGAAATGCCCGACAAGGCATACGGCGTGGGCTTTGTTAACGCTCCTCGCGGTACGCTGTCTCACTGGATCGAAATCGAAGGTGGCAAGATCAAGAACTTCCAGCTGGTTGTTCCTTCCACCTGGAATCTCGGACCGCGCCGTGATGACGGTACGCTTGGACCCACAGAAGAAGCCCTTATCGGCACTCCTGTTGCTGATCCTAAGCGCCCTGTTGAAATCCTGCGTACAGTCCACTCCTATGACCCCTGTATTGCCTGTGGCGTGCATGTCATCGATCCGAAGAGCAACGAAGTCTACAAGTTTAAGGTTTGCTAA
- a CDS encoding M23 family metallopeptidase, with protein MKKFLIYTLILIVLAAAAFGFVAYFKDTDAPKLALTPDKGYIGTEAPFVLEVQDPITGIKEISVVASQGDKSISLLSVTSFADPLHSSLEFDLSKSGFKNGSLTISVTATDRSIYNMGKGNTSIKQWKFDLDTEKPRILVLSRQHNIARGGTTAITYTVNEPVSKSGIQVKGHFFPGYQQPSGAYLCFFAYPQDLTEEEFQPALIATDKAGNSSRGSFYYHTINKKFRHDVINLPDRFLNAKMPQFEDDFPDAKTQLERYLLVNRELRVKNRARMRVLGQQTLHTPQWAGRFLRLPNAANRARFGDRRIYRYHDKDVDHQTHLGIDLASIRNAKVPAANSGKIVFTGFFGIYGDTVIIDHGCGLMTLYAHLSQIGVNTGDTVNRGDIIARTGATGLAGGDHLHFGVFVGGIPVDPIEWWDARWIKNNIQTKLDLAKSGKAAD; from the coding sequence ATGAAAAAATTTCTTATTTACACGCTCATTCTTATTGTCCTTGCCGCTGCGGCCTTTGGCTTCGTAGCCTATTTTAAGGACACAGATGCCCCCAAGCTGGCCCTCACCCCAGACAAAGGATACATCGGCACCGAAGCACCCTTTGTTCTCGAAGTGCAGGACCCCATTACCGGCATCAAAGAAATTTCCGTCGTCGCAAGCCAGGGCGACAAGAGCATCTCTCTCCTCTCCGTCACAAGCTTTGCCGACCCGCTGCACTCCAGCCTCGAGTTCGACCTCAGCAAGTCCGGCTTCAAAAACGGTTCGCTGACTATCTCTGTGACAGCCACCGACCGTTCCATTTACAACATGGGCAAGGGGAATACCTCCATCAAGCAGTGGAAGTTTGACCTCGACACAGAAAAACCCCGCATCCTCGTTCTCTCCCGCCAGCACAACATCGCCCGCGGTGGAACAACAGCCATTACATACACAGTTAACGAGCCTGTCTCCAAAAGTGGCATTCAGGTCAAAGGCCACTTTTTCCCCGGCTATCAGCAGCCAAGTGGTGCCTATCTGTGTTTCTTTGCTTACCCGCAGGACCTCACGGAAGAGGAGTTCCAGCCAGCTCTCATCGCGACCGACAAGGCCGGTAACTCCAGCCGTGGATCTTTTTATTACCACACGATTAACAAAAAATTCCGCCACGATGTCATCAATCTGCCAGACCGTTTTCTCAATGCGAAAATGCCGCAGTTTGAAGATGACTTCCCGGATGCCAAGACCCAGCTTGAGCGTTACCTGCTCGTCAACCGCGAGCTTCGCGTTAAGAACCGCGCCCGCATGCGTGTACTCGGACAGCAGACGTTACACACTCCGCAGTGGGCTGGACGCTTTCTCCGGCTCCCCAACGCTGCAAACCGTGCCCGTTTTGGCGACCGTCGCATTTACCGCTATCACGACAAGGACGTCGACCATCAGACCCATCTCGGCATTGACCTTGCCTCCATCAGGAATGCCAAGGTCCCCGCTGCCAACTCAGGCAAGATTGTCTTTACTGGCTTCTTTGGCATTTATGGCGACACTGTCATTATTGACCATGGTTGTGGCTTAATGACGCTCTATGCCCATCTGAGCCAGATTGGCGTCAACACTGGCGACACTGTGAACCGTGGCGACATCATCGCCCGCACAGGTGCGACTGGCCTCGCTGGTGGCGACCATCTTCACTTTGGCGTCTTTGTCGGTGGCATTCCCGTCGACCCCATTGAGTGGTGGGACGCCCGATGGATCAAGAACAACATTCAGACAAAACTCGACCTCGCCAAGTCGGGAAAGGCTGCTGATTAG
- the ung gene encoding uracil-DNA glycosylase → MSTTHLESWVQHVPLMAEGYHLELIDKVTAMRRTKSIFPPRGMEFAALEKLAFQDVKVVLLGQDPYHRPGQAHGLSFSVPEGTKLPPSLRNIFKEIDATLYPHQNREHSTDLSRWVEQGVLLLNASLTVEEGKAASHSRLGWLELTAAIVQALALQREHLVFLLWGGDARKRGENIDRRAHCVLEAAHPSPLSAYRGFFGCNHFALANDYLISHSKTAIEW, encoded by the coding sequence ATGAGCACGACACATTTAGAATCATGGGTTCAGCACGTTCCACTTATGGCAGAGGGCTATCATCTTGAGTTGATCGACAAGGTCACTGCGATGCGGCGTACCAAGAGCATTTTTCCCCCAAGAGGAATGGAGTTCGCCGCGCTTGAGAAGCTTGCTTTTCAGGATGTTAAAGTCGTCCTTCTTGGGCAGGACCCGTATCATCGCCCCGGTCAGGCGCATGGCCTGAGCTTTTCTGTGCCAGAAGGAACCAAGCTTCCGCCGTCGCTTCGCAATATCTTTAAGGAAATAGATGCAACACTGTATCCTCATCAGAATCGGGAGCATTCAACTGATTTATCCCGCTGGGTGGAGCAGGGGGTATTGCTTCTGAATGCCTCTCTAACCGTTGAAGAAGGCAAGGCCGCCTCGCATTCCCGTCTTGGCTGGCTTGAGCTGACTGCTGCGATTGTGCAGGCTTTGGCTCTCCAGAGGGAGCATCTTGTCTTTCTCCTTTGGGGTGGCGACGCCCGCAAGCGCGGAGAGAACATTGACCGCCGCGCTCACTGCGTTCTTGAGGCTGCGCATCCCTCTCCACTCTCTGCGTATCGTGGCTTCTTTGGCTGCAATCATTTCGCCCTCGCTAATGACTATCTCATTTCGCACAGTAAAACTGCTATCGAGTGGTAG
- a CDS encoding HyaD/HybD family hydrogenase maturation endopeptidase yields the protein MTDTVKKILVLGCGNILLRDEGIGVRVLEKLEEQFVFSDNVELIDGGTRGLVLTDPISESDYVIVVDAVINGHEPGTLYRLHGDDLKLSLAFKNSFHDMDLLETLCCVELITGKRPSAVIVGIEPKVYQTDPSLEISQVLLDKIPEMIDMTLKEIQAAGGSWTPVPASTEGEKEYVSGHTV from the coding sequence GTGACAGATACAGTAAAGAAAATCCTTGTTCTGGGATGCGGTAATATTTTACTCCGGGACGAGGGAATTGGTGTACGTGTTCTGGAAAAGCTGGAAGAGCAGTTTGTCTTTTCCGACAATGTCGAGCTGATAGACGGGGGAACCCGTGGTTTGGTTTTGACAGACCCTATTTCAGAATCTGACTATGTCATCGTTGTGGATGCCGTGATTAACGGTCACGAGCCTGGGACGCTGTACCGTCTTCATGGCGATGACCTGAAACTTTCTCTTGCATTCAAGAACTCGTTCCACGACATGGACCTGCTCGAAACCCTGTGTTGCGTGGAACTCATTACTGGAAAACGTCCTTCGGCGGTGATTGTTGGCATCGAACCGAAGGTGTATCAGACGGACCCGTCACTGGAGATCAGCCAGGTTCTGCTGGACAAGATTCCTGAAATGATCGATATGACGCTGAAAGAGATTCAGGCTGCTGGCGGAAGCTGGACGCCTGTCCCAGCTTCAACTGAGGGGGAAAAAGAGTATGTGTCTGGCCACACCGTGTAA